The Synergistaceae bacterium genome window below encodes:
- a CDS encoding transposase, with protein sequence MHRASGKLKKFSRELSHKRRGSKNYKKAKLALARTHRTIANQRRDYHYKLALEFARWYASIFVEDLKSRT encoded by the coding sequence ATGCACCGGGCTTCAGGTAAGCTCAAGAAATTTTCGCGAGAACTCAGCCATAAGAGACGAGGAAGCAAGAATTATAAGAAAGCAAAGCTTGCTCTAGCCAGAACGCACAGGACAATCGCTAATCAACGTAGAGACTATCACTACAAACTGGCGCTTGAGTTCGCACGGTGGTATGCATCCATCTTCGTCGAGGACTTGAAGTCGAGGACTTGA
- a CDS encoding transposase, whose amino-acid sequence MEQKSNGTKIDRFYPSSKTCSSCFDVLPELPLSVCGWTCPRCGAKHDRDINAAVNILRVGASTLKGKDVRPVSVGCLCRSYNPILQSHDFSRGSMPSLTYLLALE is encoded by the coding sequence ATGGAACAAAAATCAAATGGAACAAAAATCGACAGGTTCTATCCTTCGTCAAAAACCTGTTCGTCCTGTTTTGATGTTCTTCCTGAGTTACCGCTGTCCGTCTGTGGCTGGACGTGTCCGAGATGTGGGGCGAAACACGACCGGGATATCAATGCGGCTGTAAATATTCTCAGAGTGGGGGCATCCACTCTTAAAGGAAAAGACGTAAGACCGGTTTCAGTTGGCTGTCTTTGTCGATCTTACAATCCCATCTTACAATCCCATGACTTTAGTCGTGGGAGTATGCCAAGCTTAACTTACTTACTTGCGCTTGAATAA